The Oncorhynchus clarkii lewisi isolate Uvic-CL-2024 unplaced genomic scaffold, UVic_Ocla_1.0 unplaced_contig_8876_pilon_pilon, whole genome shotgun sequence genome includes a window with the following:
- the LOC139402490 gene encoding large ribosomal subunit protein eL31-like gives MAPTKKGEKKKGRSAINEVVTREYTVNIHKRIHGVSFKRRAPRALKEIRKFAMKEMGTPDVRIDTRLNKAVWTKGVKNVPYRMRVRLSRKRNEDEDSPNKLYTLVTYVPVTTYKGLQTVNVDEN, from the exons ATGGCTCCTACCaagaagggagagaagaagaaggggcgTTCAGCCATCAATGAGGTGGTGACCAGAGAATACACCGTCAACATCCACAAGCGCATCCATGGAGT GAGCTTCAAGAGGAGAGCTCCTCGCGCTCTCAAAGAGATCCGCAAGTTCGCCATGAAGGAGATGGGAACTCCTGATGTACGCATCGACACCCGCCTGAACAAGGCTGTGTGGACCAAAGGCGTCAA GAACGTGCCATACAGGATGAGGGTACGATTGTCCAGGAAGCGCAATGAGGATGAAGACTCCCCAAACAAACTGTACACACTCGTCACGTATGTCCCTGTCACAACATACAAAG GTCTACAGACGGTCAATGTTGATGAGAATTAG